A window of Babylonia areolata isolate BAREFJ2019XMU chromosome 2, ASM4173473v1, whole genome shotgun sequence contains these coding sequences:
- the LOC143274816 gene encoding E3 ubiquitin-protein ligase TRIM32-like isoform X1, translating into MRRPSAVVVNEKDEIFVKDDNCLYHFDADGKFIKTMGKRMMNAPYGLGMTKEGDLVVVDALYSNGRMHVFQQDGAMDTFPYQPLRSQHEDSKCRFLAVHGQEVLTSDLGRSCLYVTNQRGELSKVLGRRGKRCGELNEPAGVAVDSVGNWVVADSKNHRVQVFAENGYFMAMLSFTGEAIRRPSGIHLTSDGLLYVINYLDSVIKVFKLGAS; encoded by the exons ATGAGACGACCTTCAGCTGTTGTGGTGAACGAAAAGGACGAAATATTTGTGAAGGATGACAACTGCCTGTATCATTTTGATGCTGACGGCAAATTCATCAAGACAATGGGAAAAAGAATGATGAATGCTCCATATG GACTTGGAATGACGAAGGAGGGAGATCTGGTGGTTGTGGATGCGTTGTATTCCAATGGACGCATGCATGTTTTCCAACAAGATGGTGCCATGGACACATTCCCCTACCAGCCGTTGCGCAGTCAGCATGAAGATTCCAAGTGTCGTTTTCTGGCTGTGCACGGCCAAGAGGTTCTTACCAGTGACTTGG GTCGAAGCTGTCTGTATGTGACGAATCAGCGAGGGGAGCTCAGCAAGGTGCTTGGTCGAAGGGGCAAACGCTGTGGAGAGCTGAACGAGCCGGCAGGCGTGGCAGTGGACAGTGTGGGAAACTGGGTGGTTGCCGACAGCAAGAACCACCGAGTCCAG GTGTTTGCTGAGAACGGGTACTTCATGGCCATGCTAAGCTTCACTGGAGAAGCAATCCGCAGACCCTCTGGTATTCACCTGACCAGTGACGGTCTTCTGTACGTCATCAACTACCTGGACTCTGTCATCAAAGTCTTCAAGCTTGGGGCATCCTAA